A stretch of the Desulfovibrio sp. JC022 genome encodes the following:
- a CDS encoding helix-turn-helix transcriptional regulator — protein MRNIREQRLSRNWTQKALSEKSGVSLSTLRKFERTGKISLESFVKICFCLDLLDKLIKVTEPRSQEFTSMDQVLEKSATKKRQRARGK, from the coding sequence ATGCGCAATATCCGGGAGCAAAGGCTGAGCCGTAACTGGACTCAAAAAGCGTTATCGGAGAAGTCTGGTGTATCGCTCTCCACTCTCAGGAAGTTTGAGCGAACCGGCAAGATCTCTTTGGAGTCCTTCGTCAAGATCTGCTTTTGCCTTGATCTCCTTGACAAGCTGATAAAGGTCACTGAACCAAGATCGCAAGAGTTTACCTCCATGGATCAGGTGCTTGAGAAGTCCGCAACCAAAAAACGACAGCGAGCTAGAGGAAAATGA